CGCGACGGTCGTCGACGGGGCCCTCACGATGTCGTCGACGGGAACGGCCCTTCGAGTGGGGCGGGTGCACGTGCCCCTGCCACGGAGCGTCGCCCCGCGGGTGACCCTGCACGAGAGCTTCGACGAGTCGGTCGGTCGCCAACGGGTGTCGGTCGTGCTCGACTCCCCCGCGCTCGGTCGACTGTACGAGTACACCGGCCACTTCGACTACGAGGTCGTCGCCGACCACCGGTCGGGCGGCTCCCGCCCCGACACCGAGCTCGACCCCGACCACGACCCCCGACGAGGACCACGCCCATGACCGAGCACATCGTCCTCGCCGGAGCCAGCGGCTTCATCGGGCAGCACCTCGCGGCCGCGTTCCGCGCCGAGGGCGCCCGCGTCAGCCTGGTCGGACGGCACGGACCCGACGCCTCGTGGGGCGACACCGCCGGCATCACCGCGCTGCTCGACGGAGCCGACCTGCTCGTCAACCTCGCCGGCAAGAGCGTGAACTGCCGCTACGGCCCCGAGAACCGGGCAGAGATCATGCGCTCACGCGTCGAGACCACGCGCGAACTGAAGGAGGCGGTGCTCGCGTGCACCGCGCCTCCTCGGGTCTGGATGAACTCGTCGACGGCGACCGTCTACCGCCACGCCGAGGACCGCCCGATGACCGAGTCGGGCGGCGAGATCGGCTCGGGGTTCTCGGTCGACGTCGCGACGGCGTGGGAGGCCGAGTTCTTCTCGGGCGAGCTGCCCGCCACCCGCCGCGTCGCCCTGCGCATGGCCATCGTGCTGGGCGACGGCAGCGCACTCGTCCCGCTGATGAACCTCGTGCGGGCGGGTCTCGGGGGGCCGCAGCTCGACGGGCCGTGGCCGGCCACCCGGGCCCGGGTCGAGGCGGGCACGTACCACCGCGAGGGCCGCGGGGGCGGACGGCAGAAGTTCAGCTGGATCCACGTCGACGACGTGCTCGGGGCGATCCGGTTCGCCCGCGACGACGAATCGGTCGACGGCGTGCTCAACCTGTCGTCGCCGAACCCGAGCGACAACCGCACCGTGATGCGCACCCTGCGCCGCGTGCTCGGCGTGCCGTTCGGCCTGCCCGCCTGGCGCTGGATGCTCGAACTCGGCACGGCCGTCCTGCGCACCGAGACCGAGCTCGTGCTCAAGAGCCGGTGGGTGCTGCCCGAGCGCCTCCTCGACGGCGGGTACGAGTTCGCCCACCCGCACCTCGACGAGGCCCTGAAGAGCATCGTCGCCGGGAGGCGCGGCGCGGTCTGAGCGCGCCGGGTCTCGGGCGCCTGGTCTCGGACGCCTCCGGCGGTCGGACCGCGCCTCCTCCGCTCGCCCGGCCACGATCGCCGCGGCGCCGCACCGGCGGCAGGCGTCGCGGTGTCGTCGACTCGGTACGGACCGGATCAGCCCGGGAGCCGAACCGGCAGGGGCTCAGGTCTGCGGCCGTAGCTGAGGCGGCGGAGCAACCACTCGGCGGGGCCGTCACGCCCGGCTCGCTCGAGGGCGACCGCAACGACGACGGTCACGAGCCAGACGCCGACGGCGATCAGACTGACCCGGAGGGTGCCCGCCCCGACACCGAGCCCGAGGGCCCACGGGGCGAGCAGGGGGACGAACAACACCGACTGCAGGAGGTAGCAGGTCAGCGAGCGCCGACCCACGGCCGCCAGGGCCCGCACGACAGGGCCGGTCGCGACAGGGCCGGTGGTGACAGGGCCGGTCGCGACCGAGCCGGTCGCAGCCGAGGAGGCGCGGGTGCGGTTCGCGACGAACCAACCGACCGCGCCGAAGAAGCCCAGGGCGCCCGCGACGCCGCTGACCCCGTGCAGGATGCCCAGGAGGTAGAGCGCCCACCACGGCGGCTGCCAGACCTGGACGGCGGCGAGCACGAGGGGCACCGCGCCGAGCACGCCGACCGGGAGGCCGACGAGCGTCAGACGACGGAACAGGCCCAGGTTCTCGACGGGGTGCTCGAGCACCTGACGGCGGCCGAGCAGGGTGCCGATGACGGCGAGCGGCACGAAGGTCGCCGCCACGACGGGGGCACCCATCACGAACGCGAGCAGGGCCACCACGCGCCAGAGCAGCGCCCCGAGGAACGTGCCCGGATCGAGGCCGGGCAGGCCGGCGTCCAGTGACCCCTGCGGCAGCCCGTCGAATCCGGCCGTGACGACGAAGACGACCGCGAGCGACCAGCCCAGCACCGTCAACGTCGTGTCCTGGGCCGCGAACAGCAGCGCGAGGACGATGCCGAGGCAGCCGTAGCTCAGCAGGATGTCGCCCTCGAACAGGAGGACGACGTGGGCGGCCCCGAGGACCGCCAACCAGAGGCTGCGACGCAGCAACAGGGATCGCGCCCTGCCGTACGGCACACCCCGTGCCGCCTGGCGCCGGATCATCACGGTGAAGCCGTACGCGAAGAGGATCGTGAACAGCGGGAACGCGCGGTTGTCCACGAGGAGGCCGACGAGCACGTCGACGACGCGGTCCCCCGCGGTGCCGTCGACCGGCCGGGCCAACGGACCGAGGTCGCGGCCGCCGATGTAGTACACGCAGTTCGCGAGGGCGATGCCGAGCAGGGCCAGACCCCGGGCCAGGTCGGGGGCGAGCATGCGCTCCTCGGAGCGCGTCGGGCCGCTGTACGCGACAGCGCCAGGGGCCGGGTCGACGCGGAGCTCGGGCGGGGCGGGGGACGGCAGGGGTTCGGACGCGGGGCTCACCCTGTCCAGGGTGCCTCAGGGCGCCGGCCCGCGCCTCCTTCGCTCGGTGGACCGGGGAGCCTCGACCCGGGACGCGGCGGCCGCCGGGCGGGCACCGGGTCAGCGGAGGACGGAGCTGAGCAGCAGGCTCGTCTCGCTGTTGACGACGCCCTCGACGCTGCGGATGCGCGCCAGGACCCGGTCGAACTCGCCGAGCGACGACGTGCGCAGCTCGGCGACGAGGTCCCAGCCGCCGTTCGTCGTGTGGAGCGACGCCACCTCGGGGAAGCCCCGCAGCTGCCGGATGACGTGGTCGGTCGACCGTCCCTCGATCTCGATGAAGCCGATGGCGCGGATCAGGTCGGGGTCGTCGGCCTCGCGCACCCGCACGGTGTAGCCGAGCACCGTGCCCGTCGCCTCGAGCCGGTCGAGCCGCGAGGTGATCGTCGCCCGCGTCACGCCCAACCGCCGTGCGAGGCTCGCCGCCGACTCGCGCGCGTCGACCCGCAGGGCGGCCAGGAGGCGCCGGTCCAGTTCGTCGAGATCCGCCATGACCCGAAAAGTACAGCAAGACTGCGCAGACCGGGTGATCGAGCGTGCGAAATGGCGCTCGATGGTGATTGTGGCTGCACATCGCCCAGTCCTAACGTGGTGCCACCCGGACGCGACGACCGAGCCGGGCCGAGCAGGAGGAGGTCGCCGTGGTGCGCTTCGTGGACGTGCAGAACATGATCCGATGGGTCACCGACCGTGGCGTCGGCCCGATCACCAGCGGCATGGTGACCGCCCTCGAGCGCGACTTCGCCCGGTGGCCCGCCTTCGACAAGTCGCCCCGCGTCGCCTCGCACAGCCCCATCGGCGTCATCGAGCTGATGCCCGCCAGCGACAGCGAGACCTACGGCTTCAAGTACGTGAACGGCCACCCGTCGAACCCCGGCCGCGGCTACCAGACCGTCACCGCGTTCGGCGTGCTCGCCGACGTCGACACGGGCTACCCGACCTTCCTCGCCGAGATGACGATCCTCACGGCGCTCCGCACCGCTGCCACGAGCGCCATGGCCGCCAAGCGCCTCGCCCGGGCCGACTCGCGCGTGCTCGCCCTGATCGGTGCCGGCTCGCAGGCCGAGTTCCAGGCCCTGGCGATGCGCGCCTCCCTGGGACTCGAGACGGTCCGCGTCTTCGACGTCGACCCCCGCGCCACCGCGAAGTTCGTCCGCAACCTCGAGCCGCTCGGGTTCGACATCACGGTGTGCGCGAGCCCCGGCGAGGCGGCCGACGGCGCCGACGTGATCACGACCTGCACGGCCGACAAGCAGAACGCGGTCGTGCTGCCCGACGAGGCCGTCCGCCCCGGCGTCCACGTCAACGCGATCGGCGGCGACTGCCCAGGCAAGACCGAGCTCGACCCCGCGACGCTCCGCCGGGCCGACGTCTTCGTGGAGTACCCCGAGCAGACGCGCGTCGAGGGCGAGATCCAGCACCAGCCCGCCGACTTCGCCGTGACCGAGCTGTGGCAGGTCGTCGCCGGGCAGCGCCCCGGGCGGACGAGCGACGAGCAGATCACGATCTTCGACTCGGTCGGCTTCGCCATCGAGGACGTCTGCGCCCTCAAGTACCTGCGCGAGGATGTCGTGGGCACGGACTACGCCGTCGAGATCGACCTCGTCGCCGATCCCGACGACCCGAAGGACCTGTTCGGCCTCGTCGCCGCCCGTCGGCCCGTCGGCGTCTGAGTCGTCGGCCGACCCGGACCGGCACCCGCCGCACGAACCGCGCCGAGACCGTCGTGACGACCCTCGCTCCCCCGCCCCGCGCCTCCTCGTCCCCCTCGACCGTCGTGGCAACGACGGCGCCCCCCGCACTCCGCGCCTCCTCGCGCACCCGAAGCGCTCACGAGGAGGCGCGGACGACCGTCCAGTCCCCCGCCGCGGTCGTCATGGTGCGGCCGCACCACTTCACGCCGAACCCGCAGACCGCGGCCGACAACGCGTTCCAGACCGACCCGGCCGACGTCGACGCGACCCGGGTCGAGCTCGCGGCGCGCGCGTTCGACGAGGTGACCCGGGCGGCCGAGGCACTGCGCGCGGCGGGCGTCACGGTGCACCTCGTCGACGACGAGCGGACCGACCGGCCCGACGGGGTGTTCCCGAACAACTGGTTCTCGACGCACGCCGACGGCCGGGTGGTGCTGTACCCGATGCACTCGCCGAACCGCCGCAGCGAGCGACGCACGGACGTCGTCGGCCTGCTGCGCGAGCGGTACCTCGTGACCGAGGTGCTCGACCACTCGCCGCTCGAACGGCGCGGGATCGTCGTCGAGGGCACCGGTGCGCTCGTCCTCGACCACGTCGAGCGCGTCGCCTACGTCGCGCTCTCGCACCGCGCCGACCGGGCGGCCGTCGCCCGCGTCTGCTCCGACCTCGGCCACGAGCCCCTGACCTTCACCGCGACCGACGCGACGGGCGTGCCGATCTACCACACGAACGTCATGATGAGCGTGGCGTCGCGGTTCGCCCTGGTCGGCCTCGAGTCGATCGAGTCGACGAGCGAACGGAGGCGCGTGGCCGAGCGCCTGTCGGCCTCCGGACGCGAGGTGGTCGCCCTGACCCGCGCCCAGCTCGGCGAGTTCGCCGGCAACGCGCTCGAACTGCAGGGGGCGGACGGGCCCGTGCTGGCGATCTCGGCACGCGGCTGGGCGTCCTTGACGCCGACGCAGCGCCGGACGATCTCGCGGCACGCCCGACCCCTGCCGCTGGAGGTGCCCACGATCGAGCTGGCCGGCGGGTCGGTGCGCTGCATGCTGGCCGGGGTGCACCTGCCGCGGCTGCCGCCGCCTCTGGCGCCGTTGCCGCCTGGATGACGCCTTGATGACGCCTTGCTGACGGGGGTGCGAGCCTTGCACGCACTGCAGCTTCTCAGCACTGTCACGGTCGCTTGAGGGCACGCCCCCAGCGGACCCCCACGTACCGTCTTCTCAGGAGCCTTCTCCGCTGTTCGGCCGATCGCGCCGCGCAGCCCGACCCGCCTCAGCAGCCCGACCCACCCGGAGCATCCCCGTGGACGTCTCACTGACCACCTGGCTCATCACGATCGCCGTCACCGTCGCGTTCTTCGTGTTCGAGTTCTTCACCCATGTGCGCAAGCCGCACGAGCCCACGATCGGCGAGTCCGCCCGCTGGTCGGCGTTCTACATCGGTCTCGCGCTGCTCTTCGGCGTCGGCATCGGATTCGTCAGCGGCTGGGGCTTCGGTGGCGAGTACTTCGCCGGCTACCTCACCGAGAAGGCGCTCTCGATCGACAACCTGTTCGTCTTCCTGCTGATCATGACCGGGTTCGCCGTGCCGCGCATGTACCAGCAGAAGGTGCTGATGATCGGCATCGTCATCGCGCTGATCATGCGCGCCGGCTTCATCGCCGCCGGCGCCGCCCTGATCGAGAACTTCTCGTGGGTCTTCTACCTCTTCGGCGCCCTGCTCTTCGTGCTGGCCTACCAGCAGATCAAGGGCGACCACGGCGGCAACGCGGCCGACAACGCCTTCGTCAAGATCGCCCGCCGCGTGCTGCCCGTCGACGACGAGTTCCACGAGGACAAGTTCACGGTCAAGAAGGGCGGCAAGCGCTTCGTCACGCCGCTGCTGCTCTGCGTCATCGCGATCGGCTTCGTCGACCTGGTGTTCGCCCTCGACTCGATCCCCGCGATCTACGGGCTCACCAACGAGGCGTACATCGTCTTCACCGCCAACGCCTTCGCCCTGATGGGTCTGCGCCAGCTGTACTTCCTGATCGGTGGACTGCTCGAGCGTCTCGTCTACCTGTCGCAGGGTCTCGCGATCATCCTCGCGTTCATCGGCGTGAAGCTCGTCTTCCACGCCCTGCACGTCAACGAGGTGCCGTTCATCAACGGCGGCGAACCGCTGCTCTGGGTGCCCGAGATCCCGATCTGGTTCTCGCTGCTCTTCATCGGCGCCACCATCACGGTCGCCACGGTCGCCAGCCTCGCCAAGACCCGCGGCGACGCCGAGAAGGCCAAGCGCGACCAGATCGACGGCGAGAAGGTCACGGTCGCCAAGGACTCGGACGACCCGACGCGCCACTAGGCCCCGGCTCGCACAGCACCGCGTGTCGTGCACAGCACCTCGACTGGTCGGGGTGCCGTGCACGACACGCGGTGTCGTGTGTCACCCGCGAGCGCGCGGCACCAGGCGCTCGAGCTGGGTGACGTGCCGGGGCTCGAGTTCGTCGAGCGAGTTGACCCCGAGCAGGCGCATCGTGCGGGCGATCTCGACCGACAGGATCTCGATCGCCCGGTCGACGCCCTCGCGTCCGCCGGCCATCAGCCCGTACAGGTAGGCCCGGCCGATCAGGGTGAACCGGGCCCCGAGAGCGACCGCGGCGACGATGTCGGCACCCGACATGATGCCCGTGTCGAGATGGACCTCGGTGTCGCCGCCTACCTCGCGGACGACGTCGGGCAACAGGTGGAACGGGATCGGCGCCCGGTCCAGCTGGCGCCCGCCGTGGTTCGACAGGATGAGCGCGTCGACGCCGAGGTCGGTGACGCGGCGGGCGTCGTCGACGGTCTGGACGCCCTTGACGACGAGCTTGCCCGGCCACTGCGACTTGATCCAGGCCAGGTCGTCGTAGGTGACCGTCGGGTCGAACATCGTGTTGAGCAACTCGGCGACGGTGCCCGACCAGCGGTCGAGCGAGGCGAACGCCAACGGCTCGGTCGTGAGGAAGTCCACCCACCACCACGGTCGAGGCAAGGCGTCGATGATCGTCTTCGGCGTCAGCGAGGGCGGGATCGTCATGCCGTTGCGCGAATCCCGGAGGCGCGCGCCCGCGACCGGGACGTCCACCGTCACCAGCAGGGTGTCGAACCCGGCCTTCGCCGCCCGGTCGACCAGCGCCATCGACCGGTCGCGGTCCTTCCACATGTACAGCTGGAACCAGTTCCGGCCCCCGGGCGCGGCGGCCGCGACGTCCTCGACGCTCGCCGTGCCCATCGTCGACAGGCTGAACGGGATGCCCGCCGCGGCGGCCGCGGCAGCACCCGCTTTCTCGCCCTCGGTCTGCATCATGCGGGTGAAGCCGGTCGGGGCGATCCCGAACGGCTGCTCGACCCGCTTCCCGAGCACGTCCCACCCGGTGTCCACCGTCGCGACGTCGTGCAGGATGGCCGGGTTGAACTGCACGTCGCGGAACGCCTGCCGCGCGCGTCGCAACGAGATCTCGGCCTCGGCGCTGCCGTCGGTGTAGTCGAACGCCGCCGTGGGCGTGCGCCGCTTCGCGATGCGCCGCAGGTCTTCGATGGTCAGCGCTTCGCGCAGCCTCTTCGCCTTGAGGTCGAACGTGGGCTTCTTGAACTGCATGAGCGGCGCGAGGTCGTGGAACTTCGGCAGGCGGCGGTCGACCATGGGAGGTCCTTCCGGGTCGGTGGAGAGGGATGAGATCAGGAGGTGCGGGCGGCGGCCGAGGACGCTCCCGACCGCGGGCGGTACGTCACGGGGGCGGACGACGCGGCGACGAGCGCGCGGAGCGACTCGAGGGAGGACGAGCGGTCGACGAGACCGGCGGCCCGCGCCTGGACGAGCACGTTGCCGAGGGCGGTCGCCTCGACGGGACCGGCGAGCACGGTGCAGCCGGTGCGGTCGGCGGTCAGCTGGCAGAGCAGCTCGTTCTGCGACCCGCCCCCGACGACGTGCACGGTGCGGACCCTTCGGCCCGAAAGGCGCTCGGCGTCGCGGAGGGTCGAGGCGTAGGCCGCCGCGAGCGACTCGAGGATGCTCCGCACCGTCTCGGCCCGGCCGCGCGGGGGCGCGACGTCGTGCTCGACGCTCCACGCCTCGATGCGTGCGGGCATGTCACCGGGCGGCGTGAAGCGGGTGTCGGTGGCGTCGAAGACCGGCACGGGCCGGGTGACGGCGGCCGCCTCGGCGAGGAGGGCGGCGAGGTCGCTGCTGCGCTCGGCGTCCGAGGTCCCCGAGCGGCTCCAGGCCCGCATCGACTCGCTGAGCAGCCAGAGACCCGAGACGTTCTTGAGGAACCGCACGCGGCCGTCGACGCCGCCCTCGTTCGTGAAGCCGGCAGCCCGCACCTCGTCGCCGAGGAGGGGCGTCGGCAGTTCGAGACCGACGAGCGACCACGTGCCGCTCGAGACGTAGGCGGCGTCGTCGCCCGCGAGCGGCACGGCGACCACGGCCGAGGCGGTGTCGTGCGAGCCGACGGCCGTGACCCCGAGGGAGGTCGGCGCCCCGATCGCCCCGGCGACCGAGGGCAGCAACGCCCCGAGTGAGGCGCCCGGGTCGACGAGGGGTGCGAACAGGTCGGTCGCGAGGCCGAGACGACCGAGCAGCTCGACGTCCCACTCCCCCGTCACGGGCGAGAGCAGTCCCGTCGTCGACGCGTTCGTGCGCTCGGTGACGGCGGTGCCGGTGAGCCACCACGAGACGAGGTCGGGCACGAGCAGGGCCCGGTCGGCGGGCTCGAGCACCCCGGCGGCGCGGTCGGCCGCGAGCTGGAAGACCGTGTTGAACGGCAGGTGCTGCAGGCCCGTGCGGGCGAAGAGATCGGCGGGCGGCACGACGGCGTGCACGGCCTCCACGCCGGCCGCCGACCGCTCGTCCCGGTAGTGGTACGGCGCGCCGAGCAGGCGTCCGTCGCGGAGCAGGCCGTAGTCGACGGCCCACGAGTCGACGCCGACCGAGGCCGTACCGGGCTCGTCGCGGAGTGCCTGCGCGAGCCCCGCGGTGACCGACCGCCAGAGCCCCGTGACGTCCCAGTGCAGACCGACCCGGCCCGCGCCTCCGGCACCCGTGCCCTGCTCGACGGGCCGTCCCTCGGGCAGCGTCACCGGCTCGTTCGCGAAGCGGGCGACGTGCTGCAGCCGGACGCCGGCGCGGTCGACGTGGCCGAGCACGACGCGCCCGCTCGTCGCGCCGAGGTCGACCGCGGCGACGACGCCACCCGACCTGCTCGAGCCGGCCTCGCTCATCGCAGGAAGGCCGCGGCGACGCCCGCGTCGACCGGGACGTGCAGCCCGGTCGTGTGCGAGAAGTCGCTCGTGCAGATCGCGTAGACGGCGGCGGCGACGTTCTCGGGCACGACCTCGCGCTTGAGGATGGTGCGCTGGGCGTAGAACGCGCCCAGGTCCTTCTCGTCGACGCCGTACGTCGCGGCACGGTTGGCACCCCAACCGCTGGCGAAGATGCCCGATCCGCGCACGACCCCGTCGGGGTTGATGCCGTTCACGCGGATGCCGTGCTCGCCGAGCTCGGCCGCGAGCAACCTGACCTGGTGGGCCTGGTCGGCCTTCGTGGCGCTGTAGGCGATGTTGTTCGGCCCGGCGAAGACCGAGTTCTTCGACGAGATGTAGACGATGTCGCCGCCGAGGCCCTGGTCGACGAGCACCCGCGCGGCGTTCTTCGCGACGAGGAACGAGCCCTTCGCCATGACGTCGTGCTGCAGGTCCCAGTCGGCCTCGGTCGTCTCGAACAGCGACTTCGACAGGCTGAGCCCGGCGTTGTTGACGACCAGGTCGAGCCCGCCGAACGCGAGCAGCACCTCGTCGATCGACGCCTTGACCGCGGCCTCGTCGCTGACGTCGGCCGCGACGCCGCGGGCCACGTCGGGGTCGCCGATCTCGGCTGCGGCGGCCTGCGCCTTGGCGAGGTCGAGGTCGGCGACGACGACGCACGCCCCTTCGGCGGCGAGGCGGGTGGCGATGGCCTTGCCGATGCCCGACGCCGCGCCCGTGACCAGCGCGACACGCGTCGCGAGGGGCTTCGGCGCGGGCATCCGCTGCAGCTTCGCCTCTTCGAGGGCCCAGTACTCGATGCGGAACTTCTCGGCCTCGTCGATGGGCGCATAGCTCGAGACGCCCTCGGCACCGCGCATCACGTTGATCGCGTTGACGTAGAACTCGCCGGCCACGCGGGCGGTCTGGGCGTCCTTCCCGTACGAGAACATGCCGACGCCGGGAACCAGCACGATGAGCGGATCGGCCCCGCGGATGGCCGGGCTGTCGGCCGTCGCGTGGCGGTCGTAATAGGCCTGGTAGTCGAGGCGGTACCGCTCGTGCAGTTCGCGCAGTCGGACGATCGACTCGTCGATGCCGGCATCGGCGGGCAGGTCGAGCAGCAGCGGCGTGACCTTCGTGCGCAGGAAGTGGTCGGGGCAGCTGGTGCCGAGGGCGGCCAGGCGAGGGTGCTCGGCGCGGGAGAGGAAGTCGAGCACCTCGGCACTGTCGGTGAACGAGCCGACCTGGGGCTTGTCGGTCGAGACGAGCCCGCGCAGCACGGGAGCCAGTGCCGCCGCCTTCGCCCGGCGTTCGGCCTGCGGCAACGCGGCGTAGCCGTCGAGCTCGGGGCCGAACGGTTCGGGCCGCGAGTGCCGGTCGAGATGGGCCTGCGCCGTCTCGATGATCCACAGCGAGTTGCGCTCGGCCTCGTCGCTCGTGTCGCCCCACGCGGTGATGCCGTGACCGCCCAGGATGGTGCCCCGCGCCTCCGGGTGGGCCGCCTTGACGGCGGCGATGTCGGCGCCGAGCTGCCAGCCCGGCCGACGCCACGGCACCCAGACGACGGCATCGCCGAAGATCTCGGCGGTCAGGCGCTCGCCGTCGGCGGCGGTCGCGATCGCGATGCCGGCGTCGGGGTGCAGGTGGTCGACGTGGGCCGCGTCGACCAGCCCGTGCATGGCCGTGTCGATCGAGGGTGCCGCGCCGCCCTTGCCGTGCAGGGCGTAGTCGAAGGCGGCCACCATCTCGTCCTCGTGCTCGACCCCGCGGTACACGTTCGCGAGGCCGCGCAGCCGGTCGAGACGCAGCACCGCGAGACCCGGCTCGGTCAACGTGCCGAGGTCGCCGCCGCTGCCCTTGACCCAGAGCAGCTCGACCGGCTCGCCCGTCGCCGGGTCGGTCGCGGTGCCCTTGGCCGAGGTGTTGCCGCCCGCGTAGTTGGTGTTGACCGGGTCGGCGCCGAGGCGGTTGCTGCGTGCGATCAGGTCGGCGGGGGTGGTGGTGCTCGTGGTGGTCATCACTCGTTCTCTCTGGGACGTCGGTGGTCGGGGCGGGGGCGGCGGCTCAGGTCCAGCTGAGCTGCTTGCCGCCGACGCGCTCGGCGGCGAGTCGTTCGGGCGTGCCGCTCGCGAGGTAGGCGGCCATCGGGTCGCGGGGCAGGCCCCGCGACTCGCGCCAGTCGGCGAGGGCCGGGCGGACGTCGGTGTAGAAGGCGTCCATCAGCACGGCGTTCGCGGCGAGGACGTCGTGGGAGGCGCGGGCGGAGTCGAGCGCCGGACGGTCGACGAGCAGGGCGCGCGCCGTCATCTCTTGCACGTTCAGGACGCTGCGGATCTGGCCGGGGATCTTGTCCTCGACGTTGTGGCACTGGTCGAGCATGAACTGCACCGGTGAGCCGACGTCGAGGCCGCCGCCGTCGACGACCTCGAACAGGATGCGGAACAGCTGGAACGGGTCGGCCGCCCCGACGATCAGGTCGTCGTCGGCGTAGAAGCGCGAGTTGAAGTCGAACGAGCCGAGCTTGCCGAGGCGCAGCAGCTGCATGACGATGAACTCGATGTTGGTGCCCGGGGCGTGGTGGCCGGTGTCGAGGCACGTCAGCGCCCGGTCGCCGAGAGCGCTCACCTGGGCGTAGCTCGTGCCCCAGTCGGGCACGTCGGTGTGGTAGAAAGCCGGCTCGAAGAACTTGTACTCGAGCACGAGCCGCTGCTCGTCGCCGAGGCCGGCGTAGATCTCGGCGAGCGACTCGGCGAGGTGGTCCTGCCGCTGGCGCAGGCTGTCCTGCCCGGGGTAGTTCGTGCCGTCGGCGAGCCAGATCTTGAGGTCGCGCGAGCCCGTCTCGTGCATGATCTCGAGGCAGCGCAGGTGGTGGTCGACCGCCTTGCGGCGGACGGCCGCGTCGCTGTGCGCCAGGCTGCCGAACTTGTAGGCGTCGTCCTGGAACGTGTTCGAGTTCACCGTGCCGAGCGAGACGCCGAGCCCGGCCGCGTACGAGCGCAGGGCGCCGAAGTCGTCGACCTCGTCCCACGGGATGTGCAGCGCCACGCTCGGCGCCAGGCCGGTGTACTCGTGCACCCGGGCGGCGTCGGCGATCTTCTCCTCGGGCGTCCGCGGGGTGCCCGGCGTGCCGAACACCTTGAACCGCGTGCCCGAGTTGCCGAAGGCCCAGCTGGGCAGCTCGATGGCCTGGCGCTCGAGCGTCGGGGCGATGGACTCGAAGGTGGTCATGATGCTTCTTCCGTCGTGGTGGTGTGGGGGGTGGGGTAGCGGCCACCGCCGGGGAGGCCGAGTTGGGCCTCGAGGTTGAAGACCTGCGTCAGCAGCTCGAAGCCCTCGTCGGGCGGGGTGCCGTCGAGCGAGGAGAAGAACTCGGCCATCGAGGCCTGCCAGCGGGCGTTGACGTCGGTGCGGGCCATGGCGGCCTGGGCTGACTCGAGCGAGATCGCCTCGACGTAGCCGACCAGCAGCCCGTCGGGTGAGGCGAAGAGCGAGTACGAGTGCCAACCGCTGTCGTGCAACGCCTGCAGCATCTCGGGCCAGACCTCGGCGTGACGTCGCGCGTACTCGGTCAGGCGGTCCGGCGACACCTGCAGGCGGAAGGCGTAGCGCTCGTGTCCGTCGGCGGTCATGCCGGCTTCCCCGTCGGTCCGAGGCTGCGGGCGAACCCGTCGGCGTCGTCGAACGGAGCCGAGACGTGCCGGTGGTCGATGCCGAGCAGAGAGGCGGCCGCGGCGACCTCGCGGGCGACGTGCCCGACGCAGA
This genomic interval from Frigoribacterium sp. Leaf415 contains the following:
- a CDS encoding alpha-hydroxy acid oxidase; the protein is MVDRRLPKFHDLAPLMQFKKPTFDLKAKRLREALTIEDLRRIAKRRTPTAAFDYTDGSAEAEISLRRARQAFRDVQFNPAILHDVATVDTGWDVLGKRVEQPFGIAPTGFTRMMQTEGEKAGAAAAAAAGIPFSLSTMGTASVEDVAAAAPGGRNWFQLYMWKDRDRSMALVDRAAKAGFDTLLVTVDVPVAGARLRDSRNGMTIPPSLTPKTIIDALPRPWWWVDFLTTEPLAFASLDRWSGTVAELLNTMFDPTVTYDDLAWIKSQWPGKLVVKGVQTVDDARRVTDLGVDALILSNHGGRQLDRAPIPFHLLPDVVREVGGDTEVHLDTGIMSGADIVAAVALGARFTLIGRAYLYGLMAGGREGVDRAIEILSVEIARTMRLLGVNSLDELEPRHVTQLERLVPRARG
- a CDS encoding rhamnulokinase; the encoded protein is MSEAGSSRSGGVVAAVDLGATSGRVVLGHVDRAGVRLQHVARFANEPVTLPEGRPVEQGTGAGGAGRVGLHWDVTGLWRSVTAGLAQALRDEPGTASVGVDSWAVDYGLLRDGRLLGAPYHYRDERSAAGVEAVHAVVPPADLFARTGLQHLPFNTVFQLAADRAAGVLEPADRALLVPDLVSWWLTGTAVTERTNASTTGLLSPVTGEWDVELLGRLGLATDLFAPLVDPGASLGALLPSVAGAIGAPTSLGVTAVGSHDTASAVVAVPLAGDDAAYVSSGTWSLVGLELPTPLLGDEVRAAGFTNEGGVDGRVRFLKNVSGLWLLSESMRAWSRSGTSDAERSSDLAALLAEAAAVTRPVPVFDATDTRFTPPGDMPARIEAWSVEHDVAPPRGRAETVRSILESLAAAYASTLRDAERLSGRRVRTVHVVGGGSQNELLCQLTADRTGCTVLAGPVEATALGNVLVQARAAGLVDRSSSLESLRALVAASSAPVTYRPRSGASSAAARTS
- a CDS encoding bifunctional rhamnulose-1-phosphate aldolase/short-chain dehydrogenase, which codes for MTTTSTTTPADLIARSNRLGADPVNTNYAGGNTSAKGTATDPATGEPVELLWVKGSGGDLGTLTEPGLAVLRLDRLRGLANVYRGVEHEDEMVAAFDYALHGKGGAAPSIDTAMHGLVDAAHVDHLHPDAGIAIATAADGERLTAEIFGDAVVWVPWRRPGWQLGADIAAVKAAHPEARGTILGGHGITAWGDTSDEAERNSLWIIETAQAHLDRHSRPEPFGPELDGYAALPQAERRAKAAALAPVLRGLVSTDKPQVGSFTDSAEVLDFLSRAEHPRLAALGTSCPDHFLRTKVTPLLLDLPADAGIDESIVRLRELHERYRLDYQAYYDRHATADSPAIRGADPLIVLVPGVGMFSYGKDAQTARVAGEFYVNAINVMRGAEGVSSYAPIDEAEKFRIEYWALEEAKLQRMPAPKPLATRVALVTGAASGIGKAIATRLAAEGACVVVADLDLAKAQAAAAEIGDPDVARGVAADVSDEAAVKASIDEVLLAFGGLDLVVNNAGLSLSKSLFETTEADWDLQHDVMAKGSFLVAKNAARVLVDQGLGGDIVYISSKNSVFAGPNNIAYSATKADQAHQVRLLAAELGEHGIRVNGINPDGVVRGSGIFASGWGANRAATYGVDEKDLGAFYAQRTILKREVVPENVAAAVYAICTSDFSHTTGLHVPVDAGVAAAFLR
- the rhaI gene encoding L-rhamnose isomerase yields the protein MTTFESIAPTLERQAIELPSWAFGNSGTRFKVFGTPGTPRTPEEKIADAARVHEYTGLAPSVALHIPWDEVDDFGALRSYAAGLGVSLGTVNSNTFQDDAYKFGSLAHSDAAVRRKAVDHHLRCLEIMHETGSRDLKIWLADGTNYPGQDSLRQRQDHLAESLAEIYAGLGDEQRLVLEYKFFEPAFYHTDVPDWGTSYAQVSALGDRALTCLDTGHHAPGTNIEFIVMQLLRLGKLGSFDFNSRFYADDDLIVGAADPFQLFRILFEVVDGGGLDVGSPVQFMLDQCHNVEDKIPGQIRSVLNVQEMTARALLVDRPALDSARASHDVLAANAVLMDAFYTDVRPALADWRESRGLPRDPMAAYLASGTPERLAAERVGGKQLSWT
- a CDS encoding L-rhamnose mutarotase codes for the protein MTADGHERYAFRLQVSPDRLTEYARRHAEVWPEMLQALHDSGWHSYSLFASPDGLLVGYVEAISLESAQAAMARTDVNARWQASMAEFFSSLDGTPPDEGFELLTQVFNLEAQLGLPGGGRYPTPHTTTTEEAS